A single region of the Triticum dicoccoides isolate Atlit2015 ecotype Zavitan chromosome 2B, WEW_v2.0, whole genome shotgun sequence genome encodes:
- the LOC119368292 gene encoding transcription factor MYB93-like: MGRSPCCSHDAGVKKGPWTEEEDKTLVEHIQKRGGNVGRWRGLPKAAGLNRCGKSCRLRWTNYLRPDIKRGNFTDDEERLIITLHAGLGNKWSTIATHLEGRTDNEIKNYWNTHIRKKLLRMGVDPVTHQQLPRDQTNQHVNGAAAALLWAAAAASLGGLSTGALMQAQLLQQLFQAIGSNNSTTGLIANLAAANTVLKSSSSIVPNQMNYLQPSYLCNTSNFVEQHVVQQQLTNDTSPGTSSFAAAEPADQLCNTAASYDLAPAGVWSPAREFAGLLEPMMELPGLCSLEGDSFWKDTLEESYRL; this comes from the exons ATGGGGAGGTCTCCGTGCTGCAGCCACGACGCCGGCGTGAAGAAAGGGCCGTGGACGGAGGAGGAGGACAAAACTTTGGTGGAGCACATCCAGAAGCGCGGCGGGAACGTCGGCAGATGGCGCGGCCTTCCCAAAGCCGCCGGGCTGAACCGCTGCGGCAAGAGTTGCCGCCTCCGGTGGACCAACTACCTCCGCCCCGACATCAAGCGCGGCAACTTCACCGACGACGAGGAGCGCCTCATCATCACCCTCCACGCCGGCCTCGGCAACAA GTGGTCGACGATCGCGACGCACCTGGAGGGCCGGACGGACAACGAGATCAAAAACTACTGGAACACGCATATCCGCAAGAAGCTCCTGCGCATGGGCGTCGACCCAGTGACGCACCAGCAGCTGCCGCGCGACCAGACCAACCAACACGTCAACGGTGCCGCCGCCGCGCTCCtctgggcggcggcggccgcgagcCTTGGAGGCCTGAGCACTGGCGCCCTCATGCAGGCGCAGCTTCTGCAGCAGCTGTTCCAGGCCATCGGCTCTAACAACAGCACCACCGGCCTCATAGCCAACCTGGCTGCAGCAAACACAGTGCTCAAGTCAAGCAGCAGCATCGTTCCGAACCAGATGAACTACCTGCAGCCGAGTTACCTCTGCAACACCTCCAATTTTGTAGAGCAGCACGTGGTGCAGCAGCAGCTGACCAATGATACATCTCCGGGAACGAGCTCCTTTGCAGCAGCTGAACCGGCTGATCAGCTCTGCAACACTGCCGCTTCATATGATCTTGCACCCGCGGGTGTCTGGTCCCCAGCACGGGAGTTTGCCGGCTTGctggagcccatgatggagctgcccgGGCTGTGCTCTCTAGAGGGTGACTCTTTCTGGAAGGACACACTGGAAGAAAGCTACCGTTTATAG